In Streptomyces pluripotens, the genomic window CCTGTACCCGGCGATCGTGCAGAAGTTCCAGGTCCAGCCCAACGAGCAGGCCAAGGAAGCCCCGTACGTCCAGAAGAACATCAAGGCGACGCGTGAGGCGTACGGCATCGACGACACCAAGGTCACCGAGTACGAGGGCAAGTCCACGACCTCGGACAAGACCAAGCTGCGCGATGACGTGGGGGACGCGGCCAGCATCCGCATCATGGACCCGAACATCGTCTCGCCGACGTTCCAACAGCTCCAGCAGATGAAGAACTACTACGGCTTCCCGACCAACCTGGACGTCGACCGGTACACCACCGAGGGCGGCAAGGACCAGGACACGGTCATCGGACTGCGGGAGCTGAACCTGGCCGGCATCCCGAAGAACAACTGGATCAACGACCACTTCCGCTACACGCACGGCTACGGGGTGGTCGCGGCCAAGGGCACCGCGGCCGACGCCCAGGGCCAGCCGGTCTTCACCGAGTACGACCTGCCGTCGAAGGGCGACCTCGGCACGTACCAGCAGCGCATCTACTACGGGGAGAAGACCACCACGTACTCGATCGTCGGTGGCCCCCAGAAGGAGATCGACTACTCCGACGACAGCGGCGAGAAGACCACCAGCTACCAGGGCAAGAGCGGCATCAACCTGGACAACCCGGTCAACCGGGCCGCGTACGCGGTGGCGTTCAACGAGCCGCAGATCCTCTACTCGGGTGCGATCGGCAAGGGTTCGCGGATCCTGTACAACCGCACGCCCAAGGAGCGCGTCGAGGCGATCGCCCCCTGGCTGACCATCGACGGCGACGCCTACCCGGCGATCGTGAATCACCACATTCAGTGGATCGTCGATGCGTACACGACCTCCAACGGCTATCCGTACTCGTCCCGCACGACCCTCGGTGACACCACGGCCGACTCGCTGACCGCCACCAACGACTCGCGCTCCGTGGTGGCCCAGCAGAACCAGGTCAACTACATCCGGAACTCGGTGAAGGCGACCGTCGACGCGTACACCGGCGAGGTCAGGCTGTACCAGTGGGACACCGAGGACCCGGTGCTCAAGACCTGGATGAAGGCGTTCCCCGGCACGGTGCAGCCGAAGAGCGCCATCAGCTCGTCTCTGATGGCGCATCTGCGGTACCCGCAGGACCTGTTCAAGGTCCAGCGCGAGCTGCTCACCCGCTACCACGTGACGGACGCGCAGACGTTCCTCACCGGTAGCGAGGTGTGGCAGGTGCCCGACGACCCGACCAACAAGTCGGGCAACGCAGTGCCGCCGTACTACCTGAGCATGAAGATGCCCGACCAGGCGAAGCAGGCCTTCTCCTTGTCGACGACGTTCACTCCCAACGGCCGTTACAACCTCAGTGCGCTCATGTCCGTCGACGCTGAGGCCGGCTCCGGTGACTACGGCAAGATCAGAATTCTGAAGCTGCCCACCAGTACGACGGTCGACGGCCCCAAACAGGTGCAGAGCCAATTCAACTCCGAGCAGAAGATCGCCGCCGCCATCAGACTGCTCAAGGGTGGCGATTCCGAGGTCGAGTACGGCAACCTGCTGACCGTGCCGCTGGACGGCGGGCTGCTCTACGTGGAGCCGGTCTACGTGCGCGGCGGTGGTCTCAAGTACCCGTTGCTGCGCAAGGTGTTGGTGACCTACGAGGGCAAGACCGCGTTCGAGGACACGCTCGGAGAGGCGCTCGACACGGTCTTCGGCACGAAGGCTTCCACCACCACACCACCGGACACGGGTACCACGAACCCGCCCACGTCCAACAACCCGACCGTCCAGCAGGCGCTGGACGATGCGCAGAAGGCGTTCACGGCCGGGCAGGAGGCCCTGAAACAGGCGGACGGGCCCGACTGGACGGCGTACGCCAAGGCGCAGAAGGACCTGCAGGACGCGCTCAAGCGGGCCCGTGACGCGGAGACCAAGGCCGCCAACTCGGCAAGCGGCAAGAACGCCGACAACGGCACGGAGAAGAGCGCGGCCAAGAGTGGCGACAAGAGCCCGGACGGCAACGCCGGCAACAACGCCGGACAGACCGGATAGGCCGGAGGGACTGGACAGGACGGGGCAAGAGCGGGAGTTGATCAAGCGACCCCCGCGCCGTGGTACGGTTATCTCGCAACGGCGCGGGGTGGAGCAGCTCGGTAGCTCGCTGGGCTCATAACCCAGAGGTCGCAGGTTCAAATCCTGTCCCCGCTACTGCAATCGAAGGCCCGGATCCTACAGGGATCCGGGCCTTCGTGGTGTGCGAACTCATGTCCGGAGGGGAGGCTGGCCGCGCCGCCGTGGGGAGTTGCTGGATTTGTGTTTGGCTTGTCTCTCTGTGGGCATGTCGACAAAACGCTCAAGTGACCTCACGGGCTGCGGTATACCGGGTATACCCAGGTTGCAGGTGGTGCGACGATGGACGTTATGGGGGACAAGGCGACTCTGTTCGAGACAGGGCGATTTGTGCAGCCTTCAGGCGAGGAGGCGTCCCGCGACGAACGGGACGACATGGGGGAGGCCGCCGAGGAACTGCGCCTGTGCCTTGCCGCGGAGACCGGCGATGCGGAGGCCATGAGCGTCCTCGGGGCCATGTTGCTGCGCCGCGGCGACCTGGACGGAGCCGAACCCCATCTGCGGGCCGCCACCACGGCCGGTGACCGGGCTGCCGCCAACAACCTGGGTGTTCTGCTCCACCAACGCGGCTACCCGGAGGAAGCCGCCGGCTGGTGGCGGATCGCCGCCGTCGCCGGTTCCGCCGCGGCTGCGCACGCGCTGGGTCGCTACCACCGTGAACGCGGGGACGAGCCGGCTGCCGAGTACTGGCTGCGCCAGTCCGCCGAGCAGGGTCACCTCCTGGGCGCCTACGCGCTGGCCGACCTGCTGGACCACCGCGGGGATGCCGGTGCTGAGCACTGGCTGCGGGCCGCCGCCGAGCGCGGGCACCGGGAGGCCGCCTACCGGCTGGCGCGTGCGCTCGACCGCCAGGCAGGAGGGCAAGAGGAGGTGGGTGGGCCTGACAACGCTGTCGCGGAGGCCGAGCAGTGGTACCGGCAGGCCGCCGCCCGCGGTCACCGGCAGGCCGCACTGCATCTCGGGGCGATCCTGGAGAAGCGCGGCGAACTCAAGGAGGCCGGGCGTTGGTATCTCACCTCCGCCAAGGATGGTGAGCCACGCGCCGCCTGCGCGCTCGGGTTCTTGCTGCGCGACGCGGGCGACACGGAAAGCGCGGCCGTGTGGTGGCTGCGTGCGGCCCAGGAGGGCGACGGCAACGCGGCCAACGCCCTCGGCGCCCTGCATGCCGAGCGGGGGGAGACGCAGACCGCCGAGCGGTGGTACCGGGCGGCGCTGGACGCCGGCGACGACAACGGTGCCTACAACCTCGGACTGCTCTGTGCCGAGCAGGGGCGGACCGCGCAGGCCGATCAGTGGTACCGCCGTGCTGCGTACGCCGGGCACCGGGAGGCGGCGAACGCCCTTGCCGTATTGCTGCTCCAGGTCGGCGACACGGCCGGGGCCGAACCGTGGTTCTCCAAGGCCGCGGAGGCCGGCAGCGTGGACGCCGCGTTCAACCTCGGCATTCTGTACGCCGGGCGCGGCGGGGAAGCGGCGGCGCTGCGCTGGTACGAGCGGGCGGCCTCCGCCGGGCATGCGGAGGCCGCGCTGCAGGTCGGGATCGCCAGGCTGCGCGAGGGCGAGGAGCAGGAGGCCGAGCGTCATCTGCGGTGCGCCGCCGGCGGCGGCAGCGCGGAGGGTGCCTACCGGCTGGCCACCGTGCTCGATGCCCGCCGGCCACCGGAGCCCGCGCACGAACTGGGGGAGGTCGTGCACGAGAAGACCGAGTGCGAGGAGTGGTACGAGCGGGCGGCCTCGCAGGGACACCGGCGGGCGCAGGTCCGGGTGGGCATGCTCGCGGCGGCTCGGGGCGATGTGGTGGAGGCGGCGCGGTGGTACCGGGCGGCTGCCGAGGCCGGGTCGCGCAACGGCGCCTTCAACCTTGGACTGCTGCTGGCCAGGGAAGGCAGCGAACCGGAAGCGGCCGTGTGGTGGACTCGGGCGGCCGATGCCGGTCACGGCCGGGCGGCACTTCGGCTGGCCCTCGTCTACGCGCGTCGCGGTGAGCTGGCGGAGGGGCAGAAGTGGGCCGACCGGGCGGTGGAGCTGGGGCCGGCGGAGGTGTCGGAGCGGGCGGGGCGGCTGCGGGACGCCCTGCGGGAGGAGCTGTCGGCGTGAGCCTGGCCACGTGGCCCACCCATCGATTTGCTTCCGCGGGCTTCCCTCGCGTAATGTCGTGTTCACCGACGCGGGGTGGAGCAGCTCGGTAGCTCGCTGGGCTCATAACCCAGAGGTCGCAGGTTCAAATCCTGTCCCCGCTACTGAAGGCCGAGGGCCGGAATCCAGAGATGGATTCCGGCCCTCGGTGTTTGCGGAGGGTGTGCCCGTACCTACCCGTTGCCCATGCGTCGCCGGCGGGTGCGGCCGGCCGGTGTGTGGAGGGCGGGCCGTGCAAGGGTGCCGCAGGGCCCCGGTGCCGACCGCCTTGAGTTCCGGGCTCTCCAGGGTCGGCCGCTACGCGCCCGCGCAGCTCGGGCACAGGCCGCGGTACGTCACCTCGACGTCGGACACCGTGAAGCCGAAGCGCTCGGTGTCGGGGAGGTCGGCGAGGGGATCGCCCGTCGGGTGGACGTCGCGGATCGCGCCGCACCGGGCGCAGACCAGGTGATGGTGCGGTCGGTGCGCGTTCGGGTCGTACCGCTTGGCGCGCTTGTCCGTCGCGACTTCCAGTACCTCGCCGAGGGAGACCAGTTCTCCCAGCGTGTTGTAGACGGTCGCGCGGGAGATCTCGGGCAGCTTCGCGACAGCGCGCGCGTGGACCTCGTCGGCCGTCAAGTGGACGTGCTCGCCGTCCAGGACCTCGGCCACCACGCGCCGCTGCGCGGTCATCCGCCATCCGCGTCCACGCAGCCGTTCCAGAAGGTCGCTCATGGCTACCACCCTAACAGGAAGGCGCACCAGGTTGGGAATAGGTGTGATTTTAGAGCAGAGTTTGATTTAGATGTAGTCCATCATGGGATCGATTCGACCCGAACCCGTGCGACCTGCGCGAGGCGATCGAGCGCGGTGTGTTCCCGAACTTCCGCAACGCCGGTGTCGATTTCGGAGAACGGCTGGAGGTCGCGGTGCAGGCGCTGCGCGGCCGAGCCGCCCGCGTCGCCCGTACCGCCGGGCGGGCCAAACCCCGTAGTGCTCGGGGGCGCCCCGCTTCTCACGGTCAGGGCACGGGCGCCGGCTCTGAGGCCGGGGCCCAGCAGCGGATGATGTCGCGGACCGAGACGATTCCGGTCACCTCGCCACGGTCCAGGACGACCAGGTGTCTGAAGCCGCCGTGGGCCATGGCGCGAGCCGCTTCTCGGAGCGTCCACGTCGGGCCGGCGAAGACGATGTCGGTGGTGGTGTGGGCGCGGGTGTGCTCGGAGTCCGGGTCCTGGCCGAGGCCGACGGAGTCGAGGATGTCGCGTTCGGTGAGGATGCCGATGCCGTCACCGTCCGGGTCGTGGACCACGGCGGCGCCGACGCGGCGGGCGGACATCAGGGCGGCCGCCTCGCGGAGGGTGTGCGCGGGGCCGACGGTGAGGATCACTGTGCTCATGGCGTCGCGGACGAGCATGGCGGGCATGGATGGGCCACCTCCTAGGAGTCCCCGGGGTCGTCCAGGCCCGGCGCCGGAGGCGCCTGTTCGGCACTGCACAAGTTCACAAGTGGGGGTGGACTCAGAGTGCCAGGTAAAGGGAGGGTCAACAAGGGGGCGCGCGAGGCCAGTTGAGGGCGTATGCAGGCTCCTCTTGCTGCTCAGTAGCGCTGGTTGAGATACCCCAGCAACGCGTCGTGCAACAGGCCGTTCGATGCGGCCGCGTTGCCGCCGTGCGGACCCGGGCGGCCGTCGAGGCCGGTGAAGGTGCCGCCCGCCTCGGTGACGACGATCGCGGTCGCCGCCATGTCCCACAGCGACAGCTCAGGCTCGGCGCAGATGTCGACCGAGCCCTCGGCGACCATCATGTACGGCCAGAAGTCGCCGTACGCGCGGGTGCGCCACACCTGACGGGTGAGGTCTAGGAAGCCGTCGAGGCGACCCTGCTCCTCCCAGCCGGAGAGGGAGGAGTACCCGAAGGAGGCGTCCGCGAGATCACCGACACGGGAGACGTGGATACGGGTCGCCGAGGACAGGCTGCGGCCGGTGAAGGAACCCTGGCCCTTCGCGGCCCACCAGCGGCGGCCGAGCGCGGGGGCGGAGACCACGCCGACGACGGGCCAGTAGCCGCCCTCTCCCGCCTCCGTCAGGGCGATCAGGGTCGCCCAGACGGGAACGCCGCGTACGTAGTTCTTGGTGCCGTCGATGGGGTCGATCACCCAGCGGCGCGGACCGGTGCCCGCGGTGCCGAACTCCTCGCCGAGGATCGCGTCCCGCGGGCGGGCACGCTGGAGCTGGCCGCGGATGAGCTCTTCGGCCGCCTTGTCCGCCTCGCTCACCGGGGTCATGTCCGGTTTGGTCTCCACCTGTAGATCGAGGGCCTTGAAGCGGTCCATGGTGGCGGCGTCGGCGGCGTCCGCGAGGACGTGGGCGAGGCGCAGGTCATCGAGGTAGTCCGGCATGGGACGAACGGTATCCGCCGGGCGGGTACGCGGGCCAGCGGGGGTGCGGGGAACCTCGCGAGCGACGATGAAGGACCGGTGGCCTCCGGATGGCCGAGGCCGGTACCACGATCGGTCGGAACCTCGCCCTGAACCCTTGACAGTGCATGCGAGCGCGTCAAATCTGGGCGCAGAGCCGCTCCACCCCCAGGGAGGCGAGGATGCCTGCTGCCCGGGAATCGCTACTGGACGCCGCTGACACCGCTCTTGCGCGCCGGCCGTGGTCCG contains:
- a CDS encoding UPF0182 family protein: MPDRGGGPTGPRIRAGRPSRRVRTLLMTLGVLAVLGMAFTMFAGFWTDWLWYRSVHYSSVFTTTLWTKIGLFLVFGLLMATAVAINVWLAHRLRPPLSAMSVEQQSLDRYRMGIAPYKKWLLLAVTALVGLVAGASASSQWRTWLMWVNGVPFHQKDPQFHLDIAFYAFDLPWYRFLLGFGFAAAILSLIAAALTHYLYGGLRVTSPGARATAAATGHLSVLLGIFVALKAVAYWLDRYGLAVKSSDFKATDDWTGLRYVDANAYLPAKTILFCIAVICALLFFATLWRRTWQLPVIGFGLMVLSAILIGGLYPAIVQKFQVQPNEQAKEAPYVQKNIKATREAYGIDDTKVTEYEGKSTTSDKTKLRDDVGDAASIRIMDPNIVSPTFQQLQQMKNYYGFPTNLDVDRYTTEGGKDQDTVIGLRELNLAGIPKNNWINDHFRYTHGYGVVAAKGTAADAQGQPVFTEYDLPSKGDLGTYQQRIYYGEKTTTYSIVGGPQKEIDYSDDSGEKTTSYQGKSGINLDNPVNRAAYAVAFNEPQILYSGAIGKGSRILYNRTPKERVEAIAPWLTIDGDAYPAIVNHHIQWIVDAYTTSNGYPYSSRTTLGDTTADSLTATNDSRSVVAQQNQVNYIRNSVKATVDAYTGEVRLYQWDTEDPVLKTWMKAFPGTVQPKSAISSSLMAHLRYPQDLFKVQRELLTRYHVTDAQTFLTGSEVWQVPDDPTNKSGNAVPPYYLSMKMPDQAKQAFSLSTTFTPNGRYNLSALMSVDAEAGSGDYGKIRILKLPTSTTVDGPKQVQSQFNSEQKIAAAIRLLKGGDSEVEYGNLLTVPLDGGLLYVEPVYVRGGGLKYPLLRKVLVTYEGKTAFEDTLGEALDTVFGTKASTTTPPDTGTTNPPTSNNPTVQQALDDAQKAFTAGQEALKQADGPDWTAYAKAQKDLQDALKRARDAETKAANSASGKNADNGTEKSAAKSGDKSPDGNAGNNAGQTG
- a CDS encoding Fur family transcriptional regulator, which produces MSDLLERLRGRGWRMTAQRRVVAEVLDGEHVHLTADEVHARAVAKLPEISRATVYNTLGELVSLGEVLEVATDKRAKRYDPNAHRPHHHLVCARCGAIRDVHPTGDPLADLPDTERFGFTVSDVEVTYRGLCPSCAGA
- a CDS encoding CBS domain-containing protein, producing MLVRDAMSTVILTVGPAHTLREAAALMSARRVGAAVVHDPDGDGIGILTERDILDSVGLGQDPDSEHTRAHTTTDIVFAGPTWTLREAARAMAHGGFRHLVVLDRGEVTGIVSVRDIIRCWAPASEPAPVP
- a CDS encoding tetratricopeptide repeat protein translates to MDVMGDKATLFETGRFVQPSGEEASRDERDDMGEAAEELRLCLAAETGDAEAMSVLGAMLLRRGDLDGAEPHLRAATTAGDRAAANNLGVLLHQRGYPEEAAGWWRIAAVAGSAAAAHALGRYHRERGDEPAAEYWLRQSAEQGHLLGAYALADLLDHRGDAGAEHWLRAAAERGHREAAYRLARALDRQAGGQEEVGGPDNAVAEAEQWYRQAAARGHRQAALHLGAILEKRGELKEAGRWYLTSAKDGEPRAACALGFLLRDAGDTESAAVWWLRAAQEGDGNAANALGALHAERGETQTAERWYRAALDAGDDNGAYNLGLLCAEQGRTAQADQWYRRAAYAGHREAANALAVLLLQVGDTAGAEPWFSKAAEAGSVDAAFNLGILYAGRGGEAAALRWYERAASAGHAEAALQVGIARLREGEEQEAERHLRCAAGGGSAEGAYRLATVLDARRPPEPAHELGEVVHEKTECEEWYERAASQGHRRAQVRVGMLAAARGDVVEAARWYRAAAEAGSRNGAFNLGLLLAREGSEPEAAVWWTRAADAGHGRAALRLALVYARRGELAEGQKWADRAVELGPAEVSERAGRLRDALREELSA
- the hisN gene encoding histidinol-phosphatase, which encodes MPDYLDDLRLAHVLADAADAATMDRFKALDLQVETKPDMTPVSEADKAAEELIRGQLQRARPRDAILGEEFGTAGTGPRRWVIDPIDGTKNYVRGVPVWATLIALTEAGEGGYWPVVGVVSAPALGRRWWAAKGQGSFTGRSLSSATRIHVSRVGDLADASFGYSSLSGWEEQGRLDGFLDLTRQVWRTRAYGDFWPYMMVAEGSVDICAEPELSLWDMAATAIVVTEAGGTFTGLDGRPGPHGGNAAASNGLLHDALLGYLNQRY